From one Eucalyptus grandis isolate ANBG69807.140 chromosome 9, ASM1654582v1, whole genome shotgun sequence genomic stretch:
- the LOC120288507 gene encoding snRNA-activating protein complex subunit 4-like: protein MELNLGFSLDLKTPPPPPLNVKGFFYNLLHSRSPDILDDDHAFTIEGSSSNPFSRVVSTPQLEPSFPHPRPDPNPAATLPREFDLCAPPLPPTPPPPSMETSPESSDGIAAQGQLEFKSLFNYGPVDQRPYHDPVTEDRQVMPLLDLNDLGSLNERPGEEAGVSSDHQWGRERDDGRHDRRKREVATGLPQQQSKQKTEKNKKENDKDEADEEPLVVKGQWTPTEDSRLMMLVETHGMKRWSQIAQMMKGRVGKQCRERWHNHLRPDIKKDSWSIEEDKILIQAHKQIGNKWAEIAKRLPGRTENSIKNHWNATKRRQFTKRKFQPDSNNSNLLQSYIRSVTTPSPPKWSPPARGPDHCHHNTKKQSLSLSKAAISRGLDMQPEAANCPQQVLDHHHGPPPPLAQRPASNYFRYPMVDGNGILGFIK from the exons atgGAGCTCAACCTTGGCTTCTCTCTTGACCTCAAaactcctcctccgcctcctttAAACGTGAAAGGCTTCTTCTACAATCTCCTCCACAGCCGTAGCCCCGACATTCTCGATGATGACCACGCCTTCACCATCGAAGGGTCCTCATCGAATCCTTTCTCGAGGGTGGTCTCGACCCCACAGCTCGAACCTTCATTTCCTCACCCACGCCCTGATCCTAACCCAGCCGCAACGCTCCCCAGAGAGTTCGACCTCTGTGCACCTCCGCTGCCACCGACCCCTCCTCCTCCGTCCATGGAAACCTCACCAGAGAGCAGCGACGGCATAGCGGCGCAGGGCCAGCTCGAGTTCAAGAGCCTCTTTAACTACGGTCCAGTGGATCAACGTCCTTATCACGATCCGGTTACAGAGGACCGCCAGGTCATGCCTTTGCTCGACTTAAATGACCTCGGGTCACTGAACGAGAGGCCCGGTGAGGAGGCCGGTGTGAGCTCGGACCACCAATGGGGTCGTGAGCGGGACGATGGTCGTCATGatcggaggaagagagaggtgGCGACGGGTTTGCCGCAGCAGCAGTCGAAGCAGAAGacggagaaaaataaaaaagagaatgacAAGGACGAGGCTGACGAGGAGCCCTTGGTCGTCAAAGGCCAGTGGACTCCTACCGAAGACAg ccgCTTAATGATGTTGGTTGAGACTCATGGAATGAAAAGGTGGTCTCAGATTGCTCAAATGATGAAGGGGAGAGTCGGAAAACAGTGCAGGGAGAGATGGCATAACCATTTGAGGCCTGATATCAag AAGGACTCGTGGAGCATCGAAGAAGACAAGATCCTGATTCAGGCACACAAGCagattgggaacaaatgggcaGAGATAGCCAAGAGATTGCCTGGAAGAACTGAGAACAGCATAAAAAATCACTGGAATGCCACCAAGCGCAGGCAATTCACTAAGCGTAAGTTTCAACCCGATAGCAACAACTCCAACCTCTTGCAAAGCTACATCAGGAGTGTCACCACTCCATCTCCTCCGAAATGGTCGCCACCAGCTCGTGGTCCTGACCATTGCCACCACAACACCAAGAAGCAGTCATTGTCTTTGTCGAAGGCAGCCATTTCCCGTGGCTTGGACATGCAGCCCGAAGCGGCTAACTGCCCCCAGCAGGTGCTGGATCACCACCACGGGCCGCCGCCTCCGCTTGCTCAGAGGCCAGCCAGCAATTACTTCCGTTATCCGATGGTTGATGGGAATGGGATCTTGGGCTTTATCAAGTGA
- the LOC104419243 gene encoding DEAD-box ATP-dependent RNA helicase 14 isoform X2: MAATATLSSSGPRYAPEDPTLPKPWRGLVDGKTGYLYFWNPETNVTQYERPTGTSSSAHISSSVQVRQPSPGQQRGYNPDKEDDRYGRGNNGGSRGIQSAVGGTVSSQNAPKGTVGFGHGAPSVKEQGHLSTGSSLSADAYRRLHEITVSGADVPPALASFEATGFPPEILREVHSAGFSAPTPIQAQSWPIALQSRDIVAIAKTGSGKTLGYLIPGFIHIKRCRNNSRMGPTVLVLSPTRELATQIQDEAVKFGKSSRISCVCLYGGAPKGPQLRDIDRGADVVVATPGRLNDILEMKRISLQQVSYLVLDEADRMLDMGFEPQIRKIVREVPARRQTLMYTATWPKEVRKIAADLLVNPVQVNIGNVDELVANKSITQHVEVLAPMEKHRRLEQILRSQEPGSKIIIFCSTKKMCDQLARNLNRQFGAAAIHGDKSQSERDFVLNQFRSGKSPILVATDVAARGLDIKDIRVVINYDFPTGVEDYVHRIGRTGRAGASGLAHTFFSDQDAKYAAELIKVLEGANQRVPPEIRNMASRGGGMGRFNRRWSSDSGGRDGGRGGRGDSGYGGRDAGRGGWSFSASASNKGGGRGYGSESRDRLSSGGQDGYERARSRSPRGSVRSFHQAMMERSQSHRPGASSFHSEKTRESSRSPRRAKSPSPRGKDNERGNFGGAHGDAPSKWDGGYGGGSRSSYLGEEEEGMIPV; this comes from the exons ATCAGCTCTTCTGTTCAAGTTCGACAGCCATCGCCTGGTCAGCAGCGAGGTTATAATCCTGATAAGGAAGATGATAGATATGGCCGAGGAAACAATGGCGGGTCAAGGGGCATTCAG AGTGCAGTTGGTGGGACAGTTAGTTCACAAAATGCTCCAAAGGGGACAGTTGGTTTTGGGCATGGAGCACCTTCTGTGAAAGAACAGGGTCATTTAAGCACTGGAAGTAGTTTATCTGCTGATGCTTATCGGCGTCTTCATGAAATTACTGTTTCT GGAGCTGATGTGCCACCAGCGTTGGCATCATTTGAAGCTACAGGATTCCCTCCAGAGATTCTCAGGGAA GTACACAGTGCTGGGTTTTCTGCTCCAACCCCAATTCAGGCACAGTCATGGCCTATTGCACTCCAAAGTCGAGATATTGTGGCCATTGCTAAAACTGGTTCTGGGAAGACATTGGGATATCTTATACCAGGCTTTATCCATATCAAGCGCTGCCGTAATAATTCTCGTATGGGTCCAACTGTGCTGGTACTGTCACCCACTAGGGAGTTGGCAACGCAGATACAAGACGAAGCTGTCAAGTTTGGTAAATCATCAAGAATTTCCTGCGTG TGTCTCTACGGAGGAGCACCAAAAGGTCCCCAGTTGCGGGATATAGACAGAGGAGCTGACGTCGTGGTTGCCACTCCTGGGCGTTTGAATGATATCCTGGAGATGAAGAGAATCAGCCTCCAACAAGTTTCTTACCTTGTGCTGGACGAGGCAGATCGCATGCTGGACATGGGTTTCGAACCTCAGATACGAAAGATTGTTAGGGAGGTGCCTGCTCGCCGCCAGACTCTCATGTACACTGCCACGTGGCCAAAAGAGGTTCGTAAAATTGCAGCAGATCTGCTGGTTAATCCTGTGCAGGTTAACATTGGTAATGTGGACGAGCTTGTTGCAAACAAGTCTATCACACAG CATGTGGAAGTCTTGGCTCCCATGGAGAAGCACAGACGGTTGGAGCAGATACTTCGCTCTCAAGAGCCAGgttcaaaaataattatcttCTGTTCTACTAAGAAAATGTGTGATCAGCTTGCGCGAAACCTCAACCGCCAGTTCGGAGCTGCTGCAATACATGGAGACAAGTCTCAGAGTGAGAGGGATTTTGTGCTAAATCAATTTCGGTCCGGAAAATCTCCTATCTTGGTAGCAACTGATGTAGCAGCCCGAGGATTGGATATCAAAGATATAAG GGTGGTTATCAATTATGACTTCCCTACTGGTGTGGAGGATTATGTTCATCGGATTGGAAGAACTGGAAGGGCAGGAGCTAGTGGATTAGCGCACACATTTTTTAGTGACCAGGATGCGAAATATGCAGCAGAACTTATCAAAGTTCTTGAGGGGGCAAACCAGCGAGTCCCACCAGAAATTCGTAATATGGCTTCTCGTGGTGGTGGAATGGGAAGGTTTAATAGACGCTGGAGCTCTGATTCTGGTGGCAGAGATGGAGGCCGAGGTGGACGTGGTGATTCTGGTTATGGTGGAAGAGATGCTGGAAGGGGAGGTTGGTCattttctgcttctgcttccaACAAGGGTGGTGGTCGTGGTTATGGTTCTGAGTCACGTGATAG GTTAAGCAGCGGTGGCCAAGATGGATATGAGAGAGCTAGAAGTAGAAGTCCCAGGGGATCAG TTCGCAGCTTCCACCAAGCAATGATGGAGAGAAGCCAATCTCATCGCCCTGGTGCATCTTCCTTCCACAGTGAGAAAACAAGAGAGAGTTCACGGAGTCCGCGGCGGGCAAAGTCTCCTTCACCCCGTGGGAAGGATAACGAGAGAGGGAATTTTGGGGGAGCGCATGGTGATGCTCCATCGAAATGGGATGGAGGATATGGTGGTGGGTCACGCTCTTCTTACCTcggggaagaagaggaaggcatGATTCCTGTTTGA
- the LOC104419243 gene encoding DEAD-box ATP-dependent RNA helicase 14 isoform X1 — protein MAATATLSSSGPRYAPEDPTLPKPWRGLVDGKTGYLYFWNPETNVTQYERPTGTSSSAHISSSVQVRQPSPGQQRGYNPDKEDDRYGRGNNGGSRGIQSAVGGTVSSQNAPKGTVGFGHGAPSVKEQGHLSTGSSLSADAYRRLHEITVSGADVPPALASFEATGFPPEILREVHSAGFSAPTPIQAQSWPIALQSRDIVAIAKTGSGKTLGYLIPGFIHIKRCRNNSRMGPTVLVLSPTRELATQIQDEAVKFGKSSRISCVCLYGGAPKGPQLRDIDRGADVVVATPGRLNDILEMKRISLQQVSYLVLDEADRMLDMGFEPQIRKIVREVPARRQTLMYTATWPKEVRKIAADLLVNPVQVNIGNVDELVANKSITQHVEVLAPMEKHRRLEQILRSQEPGSKIIIFCSTKKMCDQLARNLNRQFGAAAIHGDKSQSERDFVLNQFRSGKSPILVATDVAARGLDIKDIRVVINYDFPTGVEDYVHRIGRTGRAGASGLAHTFFSDQDAKYAAELIKVLEGANQRVPPEIRNMASRGGGMGRFNRRWSSDSGGRDGGRGGRGDSGYGGRDAGRGGWSFSASASNKGGGRGYGSESRDRLSSGGQDGYERARSRSPRGSGGWVDRASNWSRDRSRSPDRSEHDRVRSPVRSFHQAMMERSQSHRPGASSFHSEKTRESSRSPRRAKSPSPRGKDNERGNFGGAHGDAPSKWDGGYGGGSRSSYLGEEEEGMIPV, from the exons ATCAGCTCTTCTGTTCAAGTTCGACAGCCATCGCCTGGTCAGCAGCGAGGTTATAATCCTGATAAGGAAGATGATAGATATGGCCGAGGAAACAATGGCGGGTCAAGGGGCATTCAG AGTGCAGTTGGTGGGACAGTTAGTTCACAAAATGCTCCAAAGGGGACAGTTGGTTTTGGGCATGGAGCACCTTCTGTGAAAGAACAGGGTCATTTAAGCACTGGAAGTAGTTTATCTGCTGATGCTTATCGGCGTCTTCATGAAATTACTGTTTCT GGAGCTGATGTGCCACCAGCGTTGGCATCATTTGAAGCTACAGGATTCCCTCCAGAGATTCTCAGGGAA GTACACAGTGCTGGGTTTTCTGCTCCAACCCCAATTCAGGCACAGTCATGGCCTATTGCACTCCAAAGTCGAGATATTGTGGCCATTGCTAAAACTGGTTCTGGGAAGACATTGGGATATCTTATACCAGGCTTTATCCATATCAAGCGCTGCCGTAATAATTCTCGTATGGGTCCAACTGTGCTGGTACTGTCACCCACTAGGGAGTTGGCAACGCAGATACAAGACGAAGCTGTCAAGTTTGGTAAATCATCAAGAATTTCCTGCGTG TGTCTCTACGGAGGAGCACCAAAAGGTCCCCAGTTGCGGGATATAGACAGAGGAGCTGACGTCGTGGTTGCCACTCCTGGGCGTTTGAATGATATCCTGGAGATGAAGAGAATCAGCCTCCAACAAGTTTCTTACCTTGTGCTGGACGAGGCAGATCGCATGCTGGACATGGGTTTCGAACCTCAGATACGAAAGATTGTTAGGGAGGTGCCTGCTCGCCGCCAGACTCTCATGTACACTGCCACGTGGCCAAAAGAGGTTCGTAAAATTGCAGCAGATCTGCTGGTTAATCCTGTGCAGGTTAACATTGGTAATGTGGACGAGCTTGTTGCAAACAAGTCTATCACACAG CATGTGGAAGTCTTGGCTCCCATGGAGAAGCACAGACGGTTGGAGCAGATACTTCGCTCTCAAGAGCCAGgttcaaaaataattatcttCTGTTCTACTAAGAAAATGTGTGATCAGCTTGCGCGAAACCTCAACCGCCAGTTCGGAGCTGCTGCAATACATGGAGACAAGTCTCAGAGTGAGAGGGATTTTGTGCTAAATCAATTTCGGTCCGGAAAATCTCCTATCTTGGTAGCAACTGATGTAGCAGCCCGAGGATTGGATATCAAAGATATAAG GGTGGTTATCAATTATGACTTCCCTACTGGTGTGGAGGATTATGTTCATCGGATTGGAAGAACTGGAAGGGCAGGAGCTAGTGGATTAGCGCACACATTTTTTAGTGACCAGGATGCGAAATATGCAGCAGAACTTATCAAAGTTCTTGAGGGGGCAAACCAGCGAGTCCCACCAGAAATTCGTAATATGGCTTCTCGTGGTGGTGGAATGGGAAGGTTTAATAGACGCTGGAGCTCTGATTCTGGTGGCAGAGATGGAGGCCGAGGTGGACGTGGTGATTCTGGTTATGGTGGAAGAGATGCTGGAAGGGGAGGTTGGTCattttctgcttctgcttccaACAAGGGTGGTGGTCGTGGTTATGGTTCTGAGTCACGTGATAG GTTAAGCAGCGGTGGCCAAGATGGATATGAGAGAGCTAGAAGTAGAAGTCCCAGGGGATCAGGTGGGTGGGTTGATCGTGCTAGTAACTGGAGTCGTGACCGCAGTCGTAGTCCTGATAGGTCTGAACATGACAGGGTTCGTTCCCCAGTTCGCAGCTTCCACCAAGCAATGATGGAGAGAAGCCAATCTCATCGCCCTGGTGCATCTTCCTTCCACAGTGAGAAAACAAGAGAGAGTTCACGGAGTCCGCGGCGGGCAAAGTCTCCTTCACCCCGTGGGAAGGATAACGAGAGAGGGAATTTTGGGGGAGCGCATGGTGATGCTCCATCGAAATGGGATGGAGGATATGGTGGTGGGTCACGCTCTTCTTACCTcggggaagaagaggaaggcatGATTCCTGTTTGA
- the LOC104419243 gene encoding DEAD-box ATP-dependent RNA helicase 46 isoform X3 — protein sequence MVIIQSATWSKQKKWSPPVPACISKHWWPRAGDDTSSGFSQKFCLVQKGNHKEILKAVPVLMELLGFAFFQVHSAGFSAPTPIQAQSWPIALQSRDIVAIAKTGSGKTLGYLIPGFIHIKRCRNNSRMGPTVLVLSPTRELATQIQDEAVKFGKSSRISCVCLYGGAPKGPQLRDIDRGADVVVATPGRLNDILEMKRISLQQVSYLVLDEADRMLDMGFEPQIRKIVREVPARRQTLMYTATWPKEVRKIAADLLVNPVQVNIGNVDELVANKSITQHVEVLAPMEKHRRLEQILRSQEPGSKIIIFCSTKKMCDQLARNLNRQFGAAAIHGDKSQSERDFVLNQFRSGKSPILVATDVAARGLDIKDIRVVINYDFPTGVEDYVHRIGRTGRAGASGLAHTFFSDQDAKYAAELIKVLEGANQRVPPEIRNMASRGGGMGRFNRRWSSDSGGRDGGRGGRGDSGYGGRDAGRGGWSFSASASNKGGGRGYGSESRDRLSSGGQDGYERARSRSPRGSGGWVDRASNWSRDRSRSPDRSEHDRVRSPVRSFHQAMMERSQSHRPGASSFHSEKTRESSRSPRRAKSPSPRGKDNERGNFGGAHGDAPSKWDGGYGGGSRSSYLGEEEEGMIPV from the exons ATGGTGATAATTCAGTCTGCTACTTGGTCCAAACAGAAGAAGTGGTCTCCTCCTGTTCCAGCTTGCATCAGCAAGCACTGGTGGCCGCGTGCAGGGGATGATACTTCTTCTGGCTTTAGCCAAAAATTCTGTTTGGTCCAGAAAGGAAATCACAAAGAAATACTGAAGGCAGTGCCTGTGCTTATGGAGCTGCTGGGTTTTGCCTTTTTCCAGGTACACAGTGCTGGGTTTTCTGCTCCAACCCCAATTCAGGCACAGTCATGGCCTATTGCACTCCAAAGTCGAGATATTGTGGCCATTGCTAAAACTGGTTCTGGGAAGACATTGGGATATCTTATACCAGGCTTTATCCATATCAAGCGCTGCCGTAATAATTCTCGTATGGGTCCAACTGTGCTGGTACTGTCACCCACTAGGGAGTTGGCAACGCAGATACAAGACGAAGCTGTCAAGTTTGGTAAATCATCAAGAATTTCCTGCGTG TGTCTCTACGGAGGAGCACCAAAAGGTCCCCAGTTGCGGGATATAGACAGAGGAGCTGACGTCGTGGTTGCCACTCCTGGGCGTTTGAATGATATCCTGGAGATGAAGAGAATCAGCCTCCAACAAGTTTCTTACCTTGTGCTGGACGAGGCAGATCGCATGCTGGACATGGGTTTCGAACCTCAGATACGAAAGATTGTTAGGGAGGTGCCTGCTCGCCGCCAGACTCTCATGTACACTGCCACGTGGCCAAAAGAGGTTCGTAAAATTGCAGCAGATCTGCTGGTTAATCCTGTGCAGGTTAACATTGGTAATGTGGACGAGCTTGTTGCAAACAAGTCTATCACACAG CATGTGGAAGTCTTGGCTCCCATGGAGAAGCACAGACGGTTGGAGCAGATACTTCGCTCTCAAGAGCCAGgttcaaaaataattatcttCTGTTCTACTAAGAAAATGTGTGATCAGCTTGCGCGAAACCTCAACCGCCAGTTCGGAGCTGCTGCAATACATGGAGACAAGTCTCAGAGTGAGAGGGATTTTGTGCTAAATCAATTTCGGTCCGGAAAATCTCCTATCTTGGTAGCAACTGATGTAGCAGCCCGAGGATTGGATATCAAAGATATAAG GGTGGTTATCAATTATGACTTCCCTACTGGTGTGGAGGATTATGTTCATCGGATTGGAAGAACTGGAAGGGCAGGAGCTAGTGGATTAGCGCACACATTTTTTAGTGACCAGGATGCGAAATATGCAGCAGAACTTATCAAAGTTCTTGAGGGGGCAAACCAGCGAGTCCCACCAGAAATTCGTAATATGGCTTCTCGTGGTGGTGGAATGGGAAGGTTTAATAGACGCTGGAGCTCTGATTCTGGTGGCAGAGATGGAGGCCGAGGTGGACGTGGTGATTCTGGTTATGGTGGAAGAGATGCTGGAAGGGGAGGTTGGTCattttctgcttctgcttccaACAAGGGTGGTGGTCGTGGTTATGGTTCTGAGTCACGTGATAG GTTAAGCAGCGGTGGCCAAGATGGATATGAGAGAGCTAGAAGTAGAAGTCCCAGGGGATCAGGTGGGTGGGTTGATCGTGCTAGTAACTGGAGTCGTGACCGCAGTCGTAGTCCTGATAGGTCTGAACATGACAGGGTTCGTTCCCCAGTTCGCAGCTTCCACCAAGCAATGATGGAGAGAAGCCAATCTCATCGCCCTGGTGCATCTTCCTTCCACAGTGAGAAAACAAGAGAGAGTTCACGGAGTCCGCGGCGGGCAAAGTCTCCTTCACCCCGTGGGAAGGATAACGAGAGAGGGAATTTTGGGGGAGCGCATGGTGATGCTCCATCGAAATGGGATGGAGGATATGGTGGTGGGTCACGCTCTTCTTACCTcggggaagaagaggaaggcatGATTCCTGTTTGA
- the LOC104419243 gene encoding DEAD-box ATP-dependent RNA helicase 46 isoform X4 — MAATATLSSSGPRYAPEDPTLPKPWRGLVDGKTGYLYFWNPETNVTQYERPTGTSSSAHISSSVQVRQPSPGQQRGYNPDKEDDRYGRGNNGGSRGIQSAVGGTVSSQNAPKGTVGFGHGAPSVKEQGHLSTGSSLSADAYRRLHEITVSGADVPPALASFEATGFPPEILREVHSAGFSAPTPIQAQSWPIALQSRDIVAIAKTGSGKTLGYLIPGFIHIKRCRNNSRMGPTVLVLSPTRELATQIQDEAVKFGKSSRISCVCLYGGAPKGPQLRDIDRGADVVVATPGRLNDILEMKRISLQQVSYLVLDEADRMLDMGFEPQIRKIVREVPARRQTLMYTATWPKEVRKIAADLLVNPVQVNIGNVDELVANKSITQHVEVLAPMEKHRRLEQILRSQEPGSKIIIFCSTKKMCDQLARNLNRQFGAAAIHGDKSQSERDFVLNQFRSGKSPILVATDVAARGLDIKDIRVVINYDFPTGVEDYVHRIGRTGRAGASGLAHTFFSDQDAKYAAELIKVLEGANQRVPPEIRNMASRGGGMGRFNRRWSSDSGGRDGGRGGRGDSGYGGRDAGRGGWSFSASASNKGGGRGYGSESRDRLSSGGQDGYERARSRSPRGSGFVPQFAASTKQ; from the exons ATCAGCTCTTCTGTTCAAGTTCGACAGCCATCGCCTGGTCAGCAGCGAGGTTATAATCCTGATAAGGAAGATGATAGATATGGCCGAGGAAACAATGGCGGGTCAAGGGGCATTCAG AGTGCAGTTGGTGGGACAGTTAGTTCACAAAATGCTCCAAAGGGGACAGTTGGTTTTGGGCATGGAGCACCTTCTGTGAAAGAACAGGGTCATTTAAGCACTGGAAGTAGTTTATCTGCTGATGCTTATCGGCGTCTTCATGAAATTACTGTTTCT GGAGCTGATGTGCCACCAGCGTTGGCATCATTTGAAGCTACAGGATTCCCTCCAGAGATTCTCAGGGAA GTACACAGTGCTGGGTTTTCTGCTCCAACCCCAATTCAGGCACAGTCATGGCCTATTGCACTCCAAAGTCGAGATATTGTGGCCATTGCTAAAACTGGTTCTGGGAAGACATTGGGATATCTTATACCAGGCTTTATCCATATCAAGCGCTGCCGTAATAATTCTCGTATGGGTCCAACTGTGCTGGTACTGTCACCCACTAGGGAGTTGGCAACGCAGATACAAGACGAAGCTGTCAAGTTTGGTAAATCATCAAGAATTTCCTGCGTG TGTCTCTACGGAGGAGCACCAAAAGGTCCCCAGTTGCGGGATATAGACAGAGGAGCTGACGTCGTGGTTGCCACTCCTGGGCGTTTGAATGATATCCTGGAGATGAAGAGAATCAGCCTCCAACAAGTTTCTTACCTTGTGCTGGACGAGGCAGATCGCATGCTGGACATGGGTTTCGAACCTCAGATACGAAAGATTGTTAGGGAGGTGCCTGCTCGCCGCCAGACTCTCATGTACACTGCCACGTGGCCAAAAGAGGTTCGTAAAATTGCAGCAGATCTGCTGGTTAATCCTGTGCAGGTTAACATTGGTAATGTGGACGAGCTTGTTGCAAACAAGTCTATCACACAG CATGTGGAAGTCTTGGCTCCCATGGAGAAGCACAGACGGTTGGAGCAGATACTTCGCTCTCAAGAGCCAGgttcaaaaataattatcttCTGTTCTACTAAGAAAATGTGTGATCAGCTTGCGCGAAACCTCAACCGCCAGTTCGGAGCTGCTGCAATACATGGAGACAAGTCTCAGAGTGAGAGGGATTTTGTGCTAAATCAATTTCGGTCCGGAAAATCTCCTATCTTGGTAGCAACTGATGTAGCAGCCCGAGGATTGGATATCAAAGATATAAG GGTGGTTATCAATTATGACTTCCCTACTGGTGTGGAGGATTATGTTCATCGGATTGGAAGAACTGGAAGGGCAGGAGCTAGTGGATTAGCGCACACATTTTTTAGTGACCAGGATGCGAAATATGCAGCAGAACTTATCAAAGTTCTTGAGGGGGCAAACCAGCGAGTCCCACCAGAAATTCGTAATATGGCTTCTCGTGGTGGTGGAATGGGAAGGTTTAATAGACGCTGGAGCTCTGATTCTGGTGGCAGAGATGGAGGCCGAGGTGGACGTGGTGATTCTGGTTATGGTGGAAGAGATGCTGGAAGGGGAGGTTGGTCattttctgcttctgcttccaACAAGGGTGGTGGTCGTGGTTATGGTTCTGAGTCACGTGATAG GTTAAGCAGCGGTGGCCAAGATGGATATGAGAGAGCTAGAAGTAGAAGTCCCAGGGGATCAG GGTTCGTTCCCCAGTTCGCAGCTTCCACCAAGCAATGA